Below is a window of Bacteroidia bacterium DNA.
TTTCAGAAGCCCATAAAAATGCAGAAAAGCCTGATGCTGTTGGTTAAGCAGCACATTTTACCTCTCACACTCCTGCTCTTTTCAGTCTTTTCTTCCCCTGTTTTAGCACAACATGATCCTGATCCCATTCAAAAAGGTGAACAAGGACGTAGTCATGATGAGCACCTGCCGGAGGGAGATATTGTTAAAGAAGAATATGATGCAGCCGCAACCACCATGCATCACCTCGGTGATTCTTACTCATTTGATCTGTGGAAGCAGGACGGCCATTACGTAGGGTTTCAGTTCCCACGCATCTTCTTTGACCAGAAGACCAATCAACTGCGTTTTTTTCTTACCACCACAAGGGCTAAGGAAGCCGGATATATTGATCCCCACGATTTCCACGGCCTCCATAGATACACTAAAGATGTAAAGCATGGTTTCCTGATGACGCCATCTGCACATGGCGAACTACAGGAACTTGAGGAGCAGGTTGAAGCCGGAACGCTCGCGGGAGAAGAAGCTGAACTGCAATTGGATAATCTCATCAGGGAATATGGTCCCTGGGATTTTTCCATTACCAAGAATGTTTTCTTTATGCTCATCACCGCATTGTTGATGCTGTTGATATTCGGCTCTATGGGCAAGAGATATAAAAGTAATCCTAACCGCGCTCCCAAAGGGGTATCCTCATTTTTTGAACCCATCGTTGTTTTTATCCGCGATGATATTGGCAAGAATTACATTCCCCATCAATATGAGCGGTTTATGCCGCTCCTGTGTACGATGTTCTTCTTCATCTGGTTTCTCAACATGTTTGGTCTGGTACCTTTTGGCGCCAACGTTACCGGAAATATTTCCGTTACCCTGGCGCTTGCGCTCATTACCCTCGTTATTACCAATATTAATGGGACAAAAACTTATTGGGGCCACATCTTCTGGTTTCCGGGAGTGCCCCTTCCTGTTAAATTTCTGATGATGATCGTGGAGGTAATTGGGATTTTTACAAAGCCCTTTGCCTTGATGGTTCGTCTGTTTGCCAATATTACAGCCGGCCACGTTATCATTTTGTCGCTGATCGGCCTCATTTTCATACTTGGAGAAATGGGTGCTAACCCTGCTGCAGGATGGGGAGTGTCAATACTTTCTACAGTATTTGTGCTCTTTATTGATCTACTTGAACTTTTTGTGGCGCTGCTCCAGGCTTATGTATTCACACTTCTTTCCGCAGTATTTATCGGACAGGCACTGGAAGATCATACGCATCATGAAGAGGCCGCACATTAATTTGTTTTTTCATTTTTTCTAAATAAATCGTAATCATGACTTTACTCACCATTTTGCTGCAGGCAGGCGAAGCCGTTGGCTGGGCAGGCTTAGGAGCCGGCCTCGGTGCCGGTATTGCTGCTTTGGGTGCAGGTTTAGGGATTGGTCGCATCGGTGGGCAGGCTGTTGAAGCTATTGCCCGCCAACCGGAAGCTTCTAATGAGATCCGGGGTGCAATGATCCTTTCCGCTGCCCTAATTGAAGGTGTAGCCCTTTTTGGAGAAGTTATCTGCGTTTTGATGGCGCTCCAGGTTGGGTAATCAAACCAGTCCGGGTTTCTTAGCGATTGGCAAAAGGAACCCGGACACTTTTACCGTGAACTTAAATTTTGATTAAAATCATATTTTAAAAAAAAATAATGAACACATTACTGCTGAGTGCTTTGATTACCCCTGATGTCGGGTTGGCATTCTGGACTGTTTTTATTTTTATCATTCTTCTGATTTTACTCAGGAAGGTAGCATGGAAGCCCATTGTTACCGGTCTGAAAAACAGGGAGCACTCCATTAATGAAGCGCTGGAATCGGCTAAGAAAGCACGTGAAGAGATGAGCCAGTTGCAGAGCCAGAATGAGGAACTGCTGCAGGAGGCCCGCCAGGAACGCGATGCCATGCTGAGAGAAGCCCGCGACATAAAGGAAAAGATCGTAGCGGAATCCAAAACGGCTGCTCAGGAAGAAGGACGGAAGATCATTGCAAAAGCCCGCGAAGAGATTGAACGGGAAAAAGAAAAAGCCTTCCGTGAAGTGAAGGACCAGGTAGCTATGATAGCAGTGGATGCAGCAGAAAAGATTCTGCGCCAGCACCTTAGCAATCCAGAACAGCAGCAGCAACTCATTCGCGATTACATCAAGGAAACGAAGCTCAATTAAGCAACTACCATGTCTCAGCACAGGATCAGTCAACGATACGCGAAGGCGCTACTGGAATTTTCGCTCGAAAAAAATGAGCTCGAAGAAATAAGGACGGATGTTCAGGATTTCCTGAAACTGACACGGGAAAACCGGGACTTCAGGTTACTGCTCGAAAGTCCGGTGATAGATCAGGATAAAAAGAAGCAGATCCTCAACAGGATATTGGAAGGTAAAATAAATAATATCCTCCTGCGCTTCATTCATCAGGTTTTGACAAAGAAAAGGGAAGAATTGCTGGCCGGTATTTTCAATCAATTCCTTGTGCTTTATAATGAACGAATGGGAATAGCCAAGGCCACGCTTTTTACGGCAGTGCCCATTGATGAAAAGCTGCACAAACAGATCTCAGAAATGTTGCAGCAAGGCACTAACAGGCGATTTGAACTGGATGCACAAGTTCAGGAAGACATGATAGGTGGATTCATTTTGCGCTATGATGATAAGCTGGTAGACAGCAGCATAAAAACAAGGCTAAAAGAATTAAAGCTTCATTTGGCCAACTAATCCAATTTTTATTTTAAGAAAACAAGATTTAAAGAAATCAAAATAATGAACGTAAGACCAGACGAAGTTTCGGATATTTTAAGGCAGGAACTGTCGGAGTTCAAGTCAGAGGCCGAACTGCAGGAAGTAGGAACTGTGTTGCAGGTAGGCGATGGCATTGCCCGCATCTACGGGCTCAATTCAGTGCGTGCAGGTGAACTTATTGAATTTGACAAAGGATTAATGGGCATTGTTCTCAACCTTGAGGAAGACAATGTGGGTGCAGTACTCCTTGGTAGTTCAGATCTTGTTCAGGAGGGCGATACTGTAAAAAGAACCAATCGAATAGCTTCCATCCAGGTGGGAGATGGGATGTTGGGCCGCGTGGTGAATCCACTCGGTGAACCCATTGACGGCAAAGGGCCGCTTGAAGGTGAAAAATATGAAATGCCGATAGAGCGAAAAGCACCGGGTGTAATATTTCGTCAGCCGGTAAATGAGCCGCTGCAAACCGGGATTAAGGCCATAGATGCAATGATCCCCATTGGCAGAGGCCAGCGTGAACTTATTATTGGTGACAGGCAGACTGGCAAAACCACCATCGCCATTGATACTATTATTAATCAAAAAGAATTTTACGACCGGGGAGAACCTGTTTACTGCGTATACGTGGCCTGCGGACAAAAAGCATCTACAGTTGCGGGTATTGTTAAAATCCTGGAAGACAAAGGTGCTTTGGCCTATACAGTGATAGTAACGGCAACTGCTTCAGACCCTGCGCCTTTGCAGTTTTACGCACCATTGGCGGGCGCTTGTATCGGAGAATTTTTCCGTGATCGCGGGTTGCCTGCATTGATTGTGTATGATGATCTCTCAAAACAGGCCGTTGCATATCGTGAAGTTTCCCTGCTTTTGCGCAGACCTCCGGGACGCGAGGCATATCCGGGAGATGTTTTTTATCTCCACAGCCGCCTCCTGGAGCGCGCCTGTAAGGTCATCAATTCTGATGAACTTGTTCAAAACATGAACGACCTGCCCGAAAGCATCCGGCCTCTGGTAAAAGGCGGTGGTTCCCTCACGGCATTACCGATTATCGAAACGCAGGCCGGAGACGTTTCGGCCTATATTCCAACAAACGTGATCTCCATTACAGATGGTCAGATCTTTCTCGAATCTGACCTCTTTAACTCCGGAGTACGGCCGGCTATTAATGTGGGTATTTCAGTATCCCGCGTAGGGGGAAATGCTCAGATCAAAGGCATGAAGAAAATTGCCGGGACGCTGAAACTTGATCAGGCTCAGTACCGTGAACTTGAGGCATTTTCCAAATTTGGCTCTGACCTGGATCCTACTACCAAGAGAGTGCTGGACAAAGGATCCAAAAACGTGGAGATCCTGAAACAGAAGCAATTTAATCCTATGTCTGTTGAAAAGCAGATCGCGATTATTTATTTAGGTACACAGGGCTTGCTGGCAAACATTCCGGTGGAGAGAGTAAAGGAATTTGAAAAGGAATATTTGGAACTGCTTGAATTGAAACAACAAGATGTTTTGAATGAGCTTCGCAAGGGAGTGCTGAATGATGATATCACAAATGCACTGAAAGCTGTTGCAAAAGATATTGAACCGAAATATAAGATCAAGGAAGAGCCTGTAAAAGCTAAGGCATAAATATGCTTTAACTGGTATTAGAACATAAAAATGGGAAACTTAAAGGAAGTACGGAATCGCATCACATCTGTAAAAAGTACGCAGCAGATTACTAAGGCGATGAAAATGGTCTCTGCTGCGAAACTGCGGAGGGCACAGCAAAAGGTGCTGAAGATGCGGCCTTATGATCTGAAGCTTTCAAGTGTGCTGCAAAACCTGGCTGCACAGATAGGAGAGGAGTACGATCATCCCTTGTTTAAAAAGCGGGAACCCAATCGTGTGCTCCTGGTAGCCATAACGGCTGACCGCGGGCTGGCAGGCTCTTTCAATTCAAATGTGATCAAAGAGACCATGCGCCTCGTCCGTAATGATTACAATTCACAGTTCAATGCCGGAAATCTCAGCATTTATTCCGTAGGCAAAAAGGGCCGGGACAATTTCCTGAAATATAAATATCCTTTGGCAGGTGAGAATAATCATATATTTAATGATCTCACAACCGAGGAAGCGCACCGCGTGGCCAGCGAGATCACTCAAAAATTCAGTCACAATGAGTTTGATCGCATAGTCCTTATTTTTAATCAGTTCCGCAATGCTGCTGTTTATAACACACAAGTAATACAGTTGCTGCCAATACCTGAGGCGGCACCTGAAGAAGTGGCGGAGAAGGAGCAGGGCAGGCGTGTGAATTACATCTTTGAACCTTCTATGGAGGGAATTATGGATAAGTTAATCCCGCTGGCATTGCAAACCACGATTCACCGGGCGCTGCTCGATTCAAATGCAGCCGAACATGGAGCACGAATGACAGCAATGGACAAAGCCACGGAGAATGCCGAAGACCTGATCAAGGATCTTCGGCTCAAGTACAACAAGGAGCGCCAGGCCACCATCACTAAAGAACTCCTCGACATTGTAGGCGGTGCAAGGGCTTTGGAAGAAGGATAAAAGCTTTATTAATTATCCAGATATGCAAAAGGCCTCATACCGCAGTGTGGGGCCTTTTTTTATACTGAATTACCCACTCACAATTGTTTTCTGTGATTTAGATTTCTCATTTCCGTCTTTATTTTTTCCTCAAACTTTTCCGGTTCTCCATCCTTTATCTGGCATAAGTAAATTCTTTTATCAGAATTAAATCCTCATTATGAACCGAATAATCAGAAAAGTTGCAGTGCTTGGCTCAGGCGTGATGGGCAGCCGCATTGCGGCCCATTTTGCAAATGCCGGATGCCAGGTATATCTGCTTGACATAGTGCCGAAAGAAGTTAACGATGCCGAAAAACAAAAAGGATTATCACTGAAGGATAAGGCCGTACGCAACCGGATAGCGAACGAAAATCTGCAAAATACACTGAAAGGAAAGCCGGCAGCCTTTTACCATCCGGATTTTGCCAGCCAAATAACTACCGGGAATTTTGATGATAATCTTGAATGGATTTCCGAATGCGACTGGACGATAGAGGTGGTGGTGGAAAACCTGGAGATTAAACGGCAGCTTTTCGAAAGGGTAGAAAAATTCCGGAAACCCGGCTCACTCATTACCTCCAATACATCAGGCATTTCCATAAATGAAATGGCAAAAGGGCGGAGCGAAGATTTCAGAAAGCACTTTTGCGGAACTCACTTCTTTAATCCTCCGCGGTATCTGCAATTGCTGGAAATTATTCCTGCGGAGGATACGGATCCTGAAGTAGTGGAATTCCTGATGGACTATGGCGACCGCTTTCTCGGAAAAACCACTGTCCACGGTAAAGACACGCCAGCATTTATTGCTAACCGAATCGGTGTATTCAGCATAATGACCACGCTGCACCTTATGCAAGAAATGGACATGACGATAGAGCAGGTAGACGCGCTCACCGGCCCCATTTCCGGAAGGCCCAAATCTGCTACATTCCGCACCACGGATGTAGTGGGTATTGACACGCTGGTGAAAGTGGCTGAAAATACTTTCACCGCTACACCCGATGACGAAAAAAGGGAACTCTTTAAAGTCCCCGAATTTGTTAATGAAATGGTAGAAAAGGGCTGGACCGGTGAAAAAGGAGGGCAGGGTTTCTATAAAAAAACAAAGGATAAACAGGGGAAAACAAATATTCTGGCCCTGGACCTGGGAAGCCTGGAATATCGCGCGCAGCAGAAAACGAAATATGCAACAGTAGAAACCGCCCGTCCTATTGAGAACCTCCAGGAGCGGCTGCGCGCATTGCACAGTGGGAATGATAAGGCAGCGGAATTTTTAAGGAAACTTTCCTTTGGGATTTTTGCCTATTCATCCAACCGCATTCCTGAAATATCTGAAGCAGTTTATAAAATTGATGATGCATTGCGGGCAGGCTTTGGATGGAAGCTCGGACCATTTGAAACGTGGGATGTGCTGGGACTGGAAAAGGTATTAGCACAAATGAAGGAGACCGGCCACAAACCCGCCAACTGGGTACAGGAGATGGTGGATGCAGGTGTTGATTCCTTTTATAAAGCGGAGAACGGGAAAAGGAAATTTTATGATATCGCAGAGAAAAAGTACAAGGATATTCCTGGCAGGCAGGATATTATCCTCCTGGACAATTTCCGGGCACAGCAGGCGGTATGGAAAAATGAAGGCGCCACCCTGCATGACGTTGGCGAAGGGATTCTTTGCCTGGAGTTTCATACCAAGCTGAATACACTCGGTAGCGAAGTTTTGCAGGGAATCCAAAAGGCAGTCGAAATCGCGGAGAAGGATTTCCGGGGGCTGGTCATCGGCAATGAGGCGGAGCACTTTTCAGCAGGTGCCAACTTGGGGATGATCTTTATGCTGGCCGTAGAGCAAGAGTTTGATGAACTGGATTTTGCCGTACGAACTTTCCAGAAGACAATGATGTCGCTCCGATATTGCGGCATACCGGTGGTAGCAGCCCCACATGGAATGGCGCTGGGTGGAGGCTGTGAACTCAGCCTCCATGCTGACAGAATTGTGGCTTCGGCTGAAACCTACATGGGGCTGGTAGAGGTGGGCGTGGGCCTCATTCCCGCAGGTGGTGGTACCAAGGAAATGGTGAAACGTGCATCTGAAAACTATCAGAAAGGAGAAGTGGAATTTCCTGAACTGCAGCATCGCTTCCTCACCATTGCGCAGGCAAAAGTTTCAACTTCTGCCCATGAAGCGATAGAACTGAAGTTTCTGAAGATGGATCACGATCAGATAACCGTCAATCCCGGCCGCGTGATCACAAATGCCAGGAAGGCCGCCATTGAACTGGCAGAAGCAGGATATACACCGCCTCTCAGGGAAGCGAATATTAAGGTGCATGGACGTGAATTTCTGGGGGCATTGCTCACAGGTGCCAATGCATTTTTTACCGCAAATTATATTTCAGCGCACGATAAAAAGATAGCCGAAAAACTTGCTTACGTAATGTGCGGAGGGGATCTGACCGCTGAAACAATGGTTACCGAGCAATACCTTCTTGACCTGGAACGAGAAGCATTCCTTTCGCTGCTAGGGGAAAAGAAAACACTGGAAAGAATAGAGCACATGCTGAAAACAGGAAAACCATTGAGAAACTGAGGGCAAATATTTTTATAATTAAAAATGAATACCGGTTTTAGTTTTTATAAAAGATTAA
It encodes the following:
- the atpE gene encoding ATP synthase F0 subunit C, translated to MTLLTILLQAGEAVGWAGLGAGLGAGIAALGAGLGIGRIGGQAVEAIARQPEASNEIRGAMILSAALIEGVALFGEVICVLMALQVG
- the atpG gene encoding ATP synthase F1 subunit gamma, which encodes MGNLKEVRNRITSVKSTQQITKAMKMVSAAKLRRAQQKVLKMRPYDLKLSSVLQNLAAQIGEEYDHPLFKKREPNRVLLVAITADRGLAGSFNSNVIKETMRLVRNDYNSQFNAGNLSIYSVGKKGRDNFLKYKYPLAGENNHIFNDLTTEEAHRVASEITQKFSHNEFDRIVLIFNQFRNAAVYNTQVIQLLPIPEAAPEEVAEKEQGRRVNYIFEPSMEGIMDKLIPLALQTTIHRALLDSNAAEHGARMTAMDKATENAEDLIKDLRLKYNKERQATITKELLDIVGGARALEEG
- the atpB gene encoding F0F1 ATP synthase subunit A; amino-acid sequence: MQKSLMLLVKQHILPLTLLLFSVFSSPVLAQHDPDPIQKGEQGRSHDEHLPEGDIVKEEYDAAATTMHHLGDSYSFDLWKQDGHYVGFQFPRIFFDQKTNQLRFFLTTTRAKEAGYIDPHDFHGLHRYTKDVKHGFLMTPSAHGELQELEEQVEAGTLAGEEAELQLDNLIREYGPWDFSITKNVFFMLITALLMLLIFGSMGKRYKSNPNRAPKGVSSFFEPIVVFIRDDIGKNYIPHQYERFMPLLCTMFFFIWFLNMFGLVPFGANVTGNISVTLALALITLVITNINGTKTYWGHIFWFPGVPLPVKFLMMIVEVIGIFTKPFALMVRLFANITAGHVIILSLIGLIFILGEMGANPAAGWGVSILSTVFVLFIDLLELFVALLQAYVFTLLSAVFIGQALEDHTHHEEAAH
- the atpH gene encoding ATP synthase F1 subunit delta — its product is MSQHRISQRYAKALLEFSLEKNELEEIRTDVQDFLKLTRENRDFRLLLESPVIDQDKKKQILNRILEGKINNILLRFIHQVLTKKREELLAGIFNQFLVLYNERMGIAKATLFTAVPIDEKLHKQISEMLQQGTNRRFELDAQVQEDMIGGFILRYDDKLVDSSIKTRLKELKLHLAN
- a CDS encoding F0F1 ATP synthase subunit B, with product MNTLLLSALITPDVGLAFWTVFIFIILLILLRKVAWKPIVTGLKNREHSINEALESAKKAREEMSQLQSQNEELLQEARQERDAMLREARDIKEKIVAESKTAAQEEGRKIIAKAREEIEREKEKAFREVKDQVAMIAVDAAEKILRQHLSNPEQQQQLIRDYIKETKLN
- a CDS encoding 3-hydroxyacyl-CoA dehydrogenase NAD-binding domain-containing protein; translation: MNRIIRKVAVLGSGVMGSRIAAHFANAGCQVYLLDIVPKEVNDAEKQKGLSLKDKAVRNRIANENLQNTLKGKPAAFYHPDFASQITTGNFDDNLEWISECDWTIEVVVENLEIKRQLFERVEKFRKPGSLITSNTSGISINEMAKGRSEDFRKHFCGTHFFNPPRYLQLLEIIPAEDTDPEVVEFLMDYGDRFLGKTTVHGKDTPAFIANRIGVFSIMTTLHLMQEMDMTIEQVDALTGPISGRPKSATFRTTDVVGIDTLVKVAENTFTATPDDEKRELFKVPEFVNEMVEKGWTGEKGGQGFYKKTKDKQGKTNILALDLGSLEYRAQQKTKYATVETARPIENLQERLRALHSGNDKAAEFLRKLSFGIFAYSSNRIPEISEAVYKIDDALRAGFGWKLGPFETWDVLGLEKVLAQMKETGHKPANWVQEMVDAGVDSFYKAENGKRKFYDIAEKKYKDIPGRQDIILLDNFRAQQAVWKNEGATLHDVGEGILCLEFHTKLNTLGSEVLQGIQKAVEIAEKDFRGLVIGNEAEHFSAGANLGMIFMLAVEQEFDELDFAVRTFQKTMMSLRYCGIPVVAAPHGMALGGGCELSLHADRIVASAETYMGLVEVGVGLIPAGGGTKEMVKRASENYQKGEVEFPELQHRFLTIAQAKVSTSAHEAIELKFLKMDHDQITVNPGRVITNARKAAIELAEAGYTPPLREANIKVHGREFLGALLTGANAFFTANYISAHDKKIAEKLAYVMCGGDLTAETMVTEQYLLDLEREAFLSLLGEKKTLERIEHMLKTGKPLRN
- the atpA gene encoding F0F1 ATP synthase subunit alpha, with translation MMNVRPDEVSDILRQELSEFKSEAELQEVGTVLQVGDGIARIYGLNSVRAGELIEFDKGLMGIVLNLEEDNVGAVLLGSSDLVQEGDTVKRTNRIASIQVGDGMLGRVVNPLGEPIDGKGPLEGEKYEMPIERKAPGVIFRQPVNEPLQTGIKAIDAMIPIGRGQRELIIGDRQTGKTTIAIDTIINQKEFYDRGEPVYCVYVACGQKASTVAGIVKILEDKGALAYTVIVTATASDPAPLQFYAPLAGACIGEFFRDRGLPALIVYDDLSKQAVAYREVSLLLRRPPGREAYPGDVFYLHSRLLERACKVINSDELVQNMNDLPESIRPLVKGGGSLTALPIIETQAGDVSAYIPTNVISITDGQIFLESDLFNSGVRPAINVGISVSRVGGNAQIKGMKKIAGTLKLDQAQYRELEAFSKFGSDLDPTTKRVLDKGSKNVEILKQKQFNPMSVEKQIAIIYLGTQGLLANIPVERVKEFEKEYLELLELKQQDVLNELRKGVLNDDITNALKAVAKDIEPKYKIKEEPVKAKA